Proteins encoded within one genomic window of Triticum aestivum cultivar Chinese Spring chromosome 2D, IWGSC CS RefSeq v2.1, whole genome shotgun sequence:
- the LOC123052117 gene encoding EEF1A lysine methyltransferase 4, whose product MADDVAPCTASGYLDPSYWDGRFGKEEHYEWFKDFSHFRHLLAPLLSPSLSVLEVGCGNSRLGEELLREGVTGGVTCIDLSPVAVQRMRDRLAEQGTSGVDVVVADMLDLPFESESFDLVIEKGTMDVLFVDSGDPWNPNPTTVDNVTKMLEGIHKVLKPGGKFVSITFGQPHFRRRFFEAPEFTWSVEWNTFGDGFHYFFYILQKGKRSPESNSHQVTLPAVPSFNMLHEELESEDYIFCTNVDEL is encoded by the exons ATGGCGGACGACGTCGCCCCGTGCACCGCATCCGGCTACCTCGACCCCTCCTACTG GGACGGGCGGTTCGGGAAGGAGGAGCACTACGAGTGGTTCAAGGACTTCTCCCACTTCCGCCACCTCCTCGCCCCgctcctctccccctccctctcc GTTCTGGAGGTCGGCTGCGGAAATTCGCGGCTCGGGGAGGAGCTCTTAAGGGAGGGCGTCACCGGCGGCGTCACCTGCATCGACCTCTCGCCGGTCGCCGTCCAGAGGATGCGCGACAGACTGGCGGAGCAGGGCACCAGTG GTGTGGATGTGGTGGTGGCTGACATGCTTGACCTTCCGTTCGAGAGCGAGAGCTTCGACCTTGTGATCGAGAAAGGGACCATG GATGTGTTGTTTGTGGACAGTGGTGATCCATGGAACCCCAATCCTACAACAGTGGATAATGTAACCAAAATGCTTGAAGGTATCCACAAGGTTTTGAAGCCAGGTGGCAAATTTGTATCAATTACCTTTGGACAG CCACACTTCCGTCGTCGATTTTTCGAAGCACCTGAGTTTACAtggtctgtcgagtggaacacctttgGCGATGGCTTCCATTATTTCTTCTACATCCTTCAGAAG GGCAAAAGGTCACCAGAGTCCAACAGTCACCAAGTTACATTACCTGCTGTTCCAAGCTTCAATATGCTCCATGAAGAGCTCGAAAGCGAGGATTACATATTCTGCACAAATGTTGATGAGTTATAA